GCGCACATCGTGAGGCCCAGCACGCCCGCCTTCGCCGCACCGTAGTTGATCTGGCCGATGGTGCCGCGGCGGCCCGCATCGGAAGAGATGTTGACGATGGAGCCGCCGCTCTTGTCGCCGCCGCGCGAGCGCTGCAGCATGTGGCGGCCGACGGCCTGCAGGAAGTGAAAGGCACCGGTGAGATGCACGTCGATCACCTGCTGCCACTGCTCCAGCGTCATCTTCTCGATCATGGCCGGGCGCGTGATGCCCGCGTTGTTGACCAGGCCGTGGACGGCGCCGAAGCGCGCCACCGCCTGCTCGACCACCGACTGCGCGAACGAACCATCGGCGACGCTGCCGGCCAGGGCCAGCACGCGGTCGGCGCCGGCTTCGGCGGCGAAGGCGTCGATCGCGTCCTTGTTCAGGTCAACCGCGGTGACCGTCCCGCCCAGGTCCAGCACCAGCTGCGCGATCGCGCGGCCGATACCCTGGCCCGCGCCGGTCACGATGACGTTGCGGCCCTGCAGTTCCATCCCTTGTGGATTCATGGTGTGCTTCCTTGGTTCAGAGTGTTTCTTCGGTGCCGAGCACCAGGGTGGCCTGGCTGGAGAGCTCGCCGCCGTTGCCGTGCGCCACCGCGAGCCGCGCATCGCGCACCTGGCGCTCGCCAGCCAGTCCCATCAGCTGCTGGGTCGCTTCCACCATGGTGAACAGGCCGTACATGCCGGGGTGCACGCAGGACAGGCCGCCGCCGTTGGTGTTGACGGGCAGGTCGCCGCCCGGGGCGATGCGCCCGCCCTGCACGAAGGCGCCGCCCTCGCCCTTGCGGCAGAAACCCAGGTCTTCCAGGAACAGGATGGTGTTGATGGTGAAGGCGTCGTAGAGCTCGACGAGGTCGATGTCCGCCGGCTTCACGCCCGCCTGCGCGAAGGCGCGGGCGCCCGATTGCGCGGCGGCAGTGACCGTGAGGTCCGGCATGGAGGTGATGTCGCGGTGATCCGTGGCCGCGGCTGCGCCCAGCAGGTAGACCGGCTTGCGCGCCAGGTCCCTGGCCCGCTCGGCGCTCACCATCACCACGGCGGCCGCGCCGTCGGTGACCAGGCAGCAGTCGCGCACGCTCAAGGGGTCCGCCACCATGCGGGCCTTGAGGTAGTCCTCCATCGTGAGCGGATCACGCATGAAGGCTTCCGGGTTCAGCTGCGCCCAGCGGCGCGCCGCCAGCGCGACCTCGCCCAGCTGCTCGCGCTTCAGGCCGTACTGGTGCATGTAGCGCGAGGTGGCCAGCGCGTAGGCGCCGGCCGGTCGCAGCAGCTTGTACGGCGCCTCGTAGGCCGGCGGGCGCATGGCGCTCACCAAACCGCCGGCGGCCGTGCGCTGGTTGCTGCCGTAGGCGATCAAGGCCACGTCGCATTGCCCGGCCTCGATCGCCAGCGCCGCCCACATGGCATGGGTCAGGAAGGCGGAGCCGCCGGTGCGGTTGTTCTCGGTGATGCGCGGCTGGATGCCCAGGTACTCGGCAAAAGTGATGCCCGAGAGGAAGTCGTCGGGCAGGCCGATGAACAGGCCATCGACATCGCCCGGTGTGAGCCCCACCTGCGCCAGCGCACGCACGCTGGCGGACACGGCCAGATCCATGGAGCCCAGGCCTGCGGCTTCGCCGATGCCGTAGGTGGACGCCGCGACGATGGCCGACTTGCCGCGGGGGAAGCGGTCCTGCGTCATGATCCCTCCGCGGCGTCGAACACGACGAGAGGCTTGTCGTCCTGCGTGCCGATGCGTGCACGCACGCGCATGCCGATGCGCACCGCCTCGGGCGGCATGTTCTCCACGCGGCTCATCATGCGCGGGCCTTCGTCCAGGTCCACCAGCACCACGTTGTAGGGCTGTTGCGGCGGCTTGGGCCGCACCACCGTCGTGGCGTGCACGGTGCCGAATCCGCTGGCCGGCACCCACTCCAGGTCGCGCGCACCGGTGACCGGCTCGGCCACGCGCGGATAGAACACGAAGCGGCCGCTGCTGCGCGAGCGCTGCAGCATGAAGCGGCCCTGCGCCAGGTGCGCGAAGTAGTCCTGCTCGGGGCGGACCTCGGGAATGTTGCTCACTTCTGGATCTCCGGCCACTGGTACACGGGGGCCTCCTTGGCCAGGAAACGGCGCACCGCCTCCTGGTGGAACTCGCTTTCGCGGCACATGGCCTGGGCCGCCGCCTCCTGGGCGTACACGCTGCGCCGCTCGGACTCGAAGGCGTGGTTCATCACGCCCTTGGCCAGGCCCAGCGCCTCGGTGGGCGCGTGCTGGAAGCGCGCGGCGAAGGCAATCGCCTCCTGCACGACATCGCCCTGGCTGAGCTGCTGGACCAGGCCCAGCGCCAGCGCCTCGCTCGCGTCGACTACGCGTGCGCTGAACACCAGCTCCTTGGCGCGCGCCAGGCCGATCGCCCGCGGCAGCAGGTACATCAGGCCCATGTCGGGCACGTAGCCGATGCGCGCGAACACAGCGCAGAACTTGGCGCGCGGCGAGGCGATCACGAAGTCGGCGGCCAGCGCCAGCGACATCCCGGCGCCGAAGGCCGTGCCGTCCACGGCGGCGACCACCGGCTTTTCCAGGTCGACCAGCTCGTCGAACCAGCGATGGATCTTGCGGATGCGCTCGCGGCCCTCGAAGATGTCGCGCGGACCTTCAAGCGCCTGGGCCATGCCTTTCACGTCGCCGCCGGAGCAGAAATGGCCGCCGGCGCCGGTGATCACCACGGCGCGCACCGAAGGGTCGTCGCGCAGCTGCGGGATCGCGTCGGCGAAGGCCTGGCGCAGCTCGAGGTCCAGCGCGTTGCGCTGCTCGGGCCGGTTCAGGGTCAGCACGGCGGTGCTGCCGTGGCGCTGGAGTTGCAGGACGGTCATCGACGGCCTCCTAGTAGCGCACCTGCATCAGCCAGTCGGCGACCATCGCAGGGCGCTCTGCGCCCTCGGCCTGGATGCTGACCTTCCAGTGGCAGCGCACCTCGTTCTCGCGGATGTCCTCGACCCGCGCGAGCTGGAAGCTGCCCACCAGCCGGGAGCCACAGGGCACCGGGCTGGTGAAGCGCACCTTGTCGAAGCCGTAGTTCAGCGCCATCTTGCGGTTGGGGAAGGCGAAGCAGCGGTGGTACCAGCCGGTGACCAGCGACAGCGTCAGCAGGCCGTGCGCGATGGTGGTCTTGAACGGCGACTCGGCGGCGGCGCGCGCCGGGTCCGTATGGATCCACTGCCGGTCGCGCGTCACATCCGCGAAGGTGTCGATGGTGGCCTGGTCGACCACGATCGGGTCGCCGTTGACCGCGGGCTGGCCGACGAAGGCCTTGAGCGCCGCGATCGAGTCGAAGCTCTTGTGCGCGTCGGCCATCAGTCCGCCTTCACGCCCAGCTGCTTCACCAGCGGATTCCACTTGGCGCGCTCCTGGCTGATGAAGGCGCCGAAGTCCTGTGGCGAGCCGGGCATGGGCTGGGCGCCGATGCCGCGCAGCTTCTCCACCAGCTCGGGATTCTTCAGCGCGTCGTTGATGGCGCGGTTCAGGGTGGTGACCGCCGCCTCGGGCGTGCGCGCCGGGGCCATCACGCCGAACCAGGCGCTCGCCTCGGCGCCGGCGAAGCCCGTTTCCTTCAGCGTGGGCACATTGGGCAGCGCCGGGAAGCGCACGTTGTCCAGGATCGCCAGCGGCACGATCTTGCCGGCCTTGGCCTGCTGCATGGACGAGGGCAGCGCGTCGAACATGATGTCGATCTGGCGGCCCATGAGGTTGGTGATGGCCGGCGCGCTGCCGGTGAAGGGCACGTGCATCACCTTGATGCCCATCAGGTTGGCGGCGTATTCGCCGGCCAGGTGCGTGATGTTGCCGGCGCTGGCGGAACCCATGCTCAGGGGCGCGGGGCTCTTCTTGGCGAAGGCGATGAAGGAGCTGACGTCGGTCGGACCCAGCCCGGGCCGGGTCACCAGCAGCAGCGGCGACTTGCCCATGCCCGCCACCGGCACGAAGGCCTTCTCCGGGTCGTAGGGCATGGTGGCGTACAGGGCCTGGTTGATCACCAGCGGGGCGTTGGAGCCGACGAAGAAGGTGGTGCCGTCCGGCTGCGCGCGAGCGACGGCTTCACCGGCGATCATCCCGGCGGCGCCGGCCTTGTTCTCCACCACGATTGACGTCCCCAGCGTCTTGGCGGCCTCGTTGGCCACCAGGCGCGTGATCTGGTCGGCGGCGCCGCCGGCCGGATAGGGCACGACGAACTTGATCGGCGCCTTCTGCGCCTGCGCGGCGCCGGCGGCGAGCAGCAGGGTAGGCAGGACGAGGGCCGCGACGCGGCGGGAAACGGTGCGCTTCACTTTCACTATGTCTCCTGAGTGTGGGTGTTTCAGATCACGTTTCAGATCACGCCCTTGGCCTGCAGGGCCTCGAGCTCAGATTCGGAAAGGCCCAGGCGGCCCTGCAGGACCTCCTGGTTGTGCTCGCCGAGCAGCGGCGCGGAACGGCCGTAGCTGATCGGGGTCTCGGACAGCCGGATCGGATTGGCGAGGGACGGTGCCTGCACCCCGGCGCCGTGCTCCAGCGACAGCTGCAAGCCGCGGTGGCGCACCTGCGGGTCTTCGAAGACCTGCTTCATGTTGTAGATGGGGCCGCAGGGCACGTTGACGGCCTCCAGCAGCGGCACCCATTCCTCCATGGACTTCGCCAGCATCGCCTCGGCGATCAGCGGGATCAGCTGCTGGCGGTTGCGGTTGCGGTTGGGGCCGGTGGCGTAGAGCGGATCGGTGGCGAGGTGCTCGCAGCCGATCGCCTTGCAGAAGGCCGCGTACTGGCCGTCGTTGCCGACGGCGATGATGATGCTGCCTTCCCGGCAGCGGAACACCTGGTACGGGACCATGTTCGAGTGCGCATTGCCCATGCGCTGCGGGATGCGGCCGGACAGGAGGTAGTTGATCGCCTGGTAGGAGTTGATCGTGACGATGCAGTCCAGCAGCGACATGTCGATGTACTGGCCGCGCCCGCTGACGTTGCGGTGCTCCAGCGCCGCCAGGATGGCGGTGGTCGCGTACATGCCGGTCAGGATGTCGCTGATCGCGATGCCGCTCTTCATCGGCTCGTCCCCGGGCGTGCCCTCGGGCTGTCCGGTGATGCTCATGAGGCCGCCCATGCCCTGGAACACGAAGTCGTAGCCGGGCAGCGGTGCGTAGGGCCCGTCCTGGCCGAAGCCGGTGACGGAGCAGTAGACGATGCGGGGATTGATCTTGGCCAGGTCCTCGTACGCCAGGCCGTAGCGCGCCAAGGTGCCGACCTTGTAGTTCTCCACCACCACATCGGCTTCGCGCGCCAGCCGGCGGATGATCTCCTGGCCTTCCGCCGTCGCCAGGTCCACAGTCACCGAACGCTTGCCGCGGTTGGCGCTGAGGAAGTAGGACGAATCGCGGGTCTCGCGACCCTCGGCATCCTTCAGGAAGGGCGGGCCCCAGGTGCGGGTGTCGTCGCCGACGCGCGGCCGCTCGATCTTGATCACCTCGGCGCCGAGGTCGGCGAGGTTCTGGGTGGCCCACGGCCCCGCGAGGATGCGCGTGAGGTCCAGCACCTTGATGTGGCCCAGTGCCGTCAATTTTCCTGTCGTCATGGGGCGCAGGATAGGAGTGGCAGGAACCCTTCGTCCAATACTTCTTCTCGGAATTCCGATATCTGACGTGTATCGGGCGGCGCTTGACCCATGCCGCCCCATGGCAGTGAAAACAGCTTTCGGTCAACTCATCCGCCCAGAAGCTGGGCGATATCAATCGAGTATCGAGATGCCGATAATTCCTATTGGACTTCGGCAGCCCTGCGCCTTACGCTCGGGCCCCGAAAGGACACCCCTATGGCCGACTTCATCCAATACAGCCAGGACGGGCCGGTGGTCACGCTGACCATGAACGAGCCGGAACGCCGCAACCCCCTCACCGGCAACAGCGCCGTCCCCGACTTCCTGTCGGCGATCGACCGCATCCACACCGACCGCAGCGTGCGAGCGGTCATCCTCACCGGCGCCGGCACGGCCTTCTCCTCCGGCGGCGACATCCGCGACATGCAGCGCCAGTCCTCGGGCGAGGTGCCCGGCATGCAGATCCGCCACGAGTACCGCACCGGCATCCAGCGCCTGCCGCTGGCCCTGTTCAACCTGGAAGTGCCGGTGATCGCCGCCATCAACGGCCCCGCGATCGGCGCCGGCCTCGATCTCGCCTGCATGTGCGACATCCGCATTGCCGCGGAGACCGCGAAATTCGCCGAAAGCTTCGTCAAGCTGGGCATCATTCCCGGCGACGGCGGCGCCTGGCTGCTGCCGCGGCTGATCGGCCTCGCACGCGCCAGCGAGCTGTCGTACACCGGCGAGGTGATCGGCGCCGAGCAGGCCGCTGCCTGGGGGCTGGTGTCGCGCGTGGTGCCGGCGGACCGCCTGCTGGATACGGCCAGGGAGATCGCCCAGCGCATCGCCGCGAATCCCCCGCACGCCGTGCGCCTGACAAAGCGCCTGCTGCGCGAGGCCATGCACACGCGCCTCGACACCCTGCTGGAGATGGCCGCCGCATTCCAGGCGCTGTCGCACCAGACCGAGGACCACCGCGAAGCGGTGGCCGCCTTCCTGGAAAAGCGTGCCCCGGTCTTCAAGGGCTGAGGGCCGCGGCGAGCGGCCGGACCCGGGGGTGGGATATCCTCCCCCGATCCTGGCCCTTGCAGCGTCGCCCATGGACCTTCGCCGGATCCGCCACTTCGTCGTCCTTGCCGAGACCCTGAACTACCGCCGCGCGGCGGAGCGCCTGCACATGGCGCAGCCGCCGCTGACCGTGTCCATCCAGAAGCTCGAGGCGGAACTGGGGACCAGGCTGTTCGAACGCAGTTCCACCGGCGTGGCGCTGACGCCCAGCGGCCGCGCGGTGCTGGCCGAGGCGCGCAAGCTGCTGTTCCACGGCGGGCAGCTGCAGGCCGTCGCGCGCGACGTGGTGGAAGGCACCGGCGGCACCCTGCGCGTCGGTTTCGTGGGCACGACCACCTACGGCATGCTGCAGCGGCTGCTGCCGCAATTCCGGACCGAGTACCCGGGCGTGAACCTGGTGCTGCGGGAATCGACTTCCGTGGCCATCCTCGAACAGCTGGAGGACCATGCGCTGGACGTCGGCCTGGTGCGCACGCCCCTGCTGCGGCCGACCAGGGCGGCGCTGGTGCAGCTGGAACACGACCACTTCGTCGTGGCCCTCCCGCGCGGCCATGAGCTGACGCAGCAGGGCCCC
Above is a window of Ramlibacter tataouinensis DNA encoding:
- a CDS encoding LysR family transcriptional regulator, whose translation is MDLRRIRHFVVLAETLNYRRAAERLHMAQPPLTVSIQKLEAELGTRLFERSSTGVALTPSGRAVLAEARKLLFHGGQLQAVARDVVEGTGGTLRVGFVGTTTYGMLQRLLPQFRTEYPGVNLVLRESTSVAILEQLEDHALDVGLVRTPLLRPTRAALVQLEHDHFVVALPRGHELTQQGPLRLSELADESFVMYSATAAAGLRSAAMLACQAAGFVPKVSQEAVQVQTLLALVESGTGVALVPSVMQRYASDKLLYRPLEDLPVASEVGLALAYLKGSEIPAASRFRDVAVRVCSDRS
- a CDS encoding CaiB/BaiF CoA transferase family protein; the encoded protein is MTTGKLTALGHIKVLDLTRILAGPWATQNLADLGAEVIKIERPRVGDDTRTWGPPFLKDAEGRETRDSSYFLSANRGKRSVTVDLATAEGQEIIRRLAREADVVVENYKVGTLARYGLAYEDLAKINPRIVYCSVTGFGQDGPYAPLPGYDFVFQGMGGLMSITGQPEGTPGDEPMKSGIAISDILTGMYATTAILAALEHRNVSGRGQYIDMSLLDCIVTINSYQAINYLLSGRIPQRMGNAHSNMVPYQVFRCREGSIIIAVGNDGQYAAFCKAIGCEHLATDPLYATGPNRNRNRQQLIPLIAEAMLAKSMEEWVPLLEAVNVPCGPIYNMKQVFEDPQVRHRGLQLSLEHGAGVQAPSLANPIRLSETPISYGRSAPLLGEHNQEVLQGRLGLSESELEALQAKGVI
- a CDS encoding crotonase/enoyl-CoA hydratase family protein — its product is MADFIQYSQDGPVVTLTMNEPERRNPLTGNSAVPDFLSAIDRIHTDRSVRAVILTGAGTAFSSGGDIRDMQRQSSGEVPGMQIRHEYRTGIQRLPLALFNLEVPVIAAINGPAIGAGLDLACMCDIRIAAETAKFAESFVKLGIIPGDGGAWLLPRLIGLARASELSYTGEVIGAEQAAAWGLVSRVVPADRLLDTAREIAQRIAANPPHAVRLTKRLLREAMHTRLDTLLEMAAAFQALSHQTEDHREAVAAFLEKRAPVFKG
- a CDS encoding SDR family NAD(P)-dependent oxidoreductase, with the translated sequence MNPQGMELQGRNVIVTGAGQGIGRAIAQLVLDLGGTVTAVDLNKDAIDAFAAEAGADRVLALAGSVADGSFAQSVVEQAVARFGAVHGLVNNAGITRPAMIEKMTLEQWQQVIDVHLTGAFHFLQAVGRHMLQRSRGGDKSGGSIVNISSDAGRRGTIGQINYGAAKAGVLGLTMCAAREWAKYNVRVNTVGFGVVETPMTETIRSEKFAETYLAQIPLARWAEAGEVARPVCFLLSEAASYVTGQHLSANGGYTIGV
- a CDS encoding enoyl-CoA hydratase/isomerase family protein, giving the protein MTVLQLQRHGSTAVLTLNRPEQRNALDLELRQAFADAIPQLRDDPSVRAVVITGAGGHFCSGGDVKGMAQALEGPRDIFEGRERIRKIHRWFDELVDLEKPVVAAVDGTAFGAGMSLALAADFVIASPRAKFCAVFARIGYVPDMGLMYLLPRAIGLARAKELVFSARVVDASEALALGLVQQLSQGDVVQEAIAFAARFQHAPTEALGLAKGVMNHAFESERRSVYAQEAAAQAMCRESEFHQEAVRRFLAKEAPVYQWPEIQK
- a CDS encoding OB-fold domain-containing protein; this translates as MLQRSRSSGRFVFYPRVAEPVTGARDLEWVPASGFGTVHATTVVRPKPPQQPYNVVLVDLDEGPRMMSRVENMPPEAVRIGMRVRARIGTQDDKPLVVFDAAEGS
- a CDS encoding MaoC family dehydratase, yielding MADAHKSFDSIAALKAFVGQPAVNGDPIVVDQATIDTFADVTRDRQWIHTDPARAAAESPFKTTIAHGLLTLSLVTGWYHRCFAFPNRKMALNYGFDKVRFTSPVPCGSRLVGSFQLARVEDIRENEVRCHWKVSIQAEGAERPAMVADWLMQVRY
- a CDS encoding Bug family tripartite tricarboxylate transporter substrate binding protein, with the translated sequence MKRTVSRRVAALVLPTLLLAAGAAQAQKAPIKFVVPYPAGGAADQITRLVANEAAKTLGTSIVVENKAGAAGMIAGEAVARAQPDGTTFFVGSNAPLVINQALYATMPYDPEKAFVPVAGMGKSPLLLVTRPGLGPTDVSSFIAFAKKSPAPLSMGSASAGNITHLAGEYAANLMGIKVMHVPFTGSAPAITNLMGRQIDIMFDALPSSMQQAKAGKIVPLAILDNVRFPALPNVPTLKETGFAGAEASAWFGVMAPARTPEAAVTTLNRAINDALKNPELVEKLRGIGAQPMPGSPQDFGAFISQERAKWNPLVKQLGVKAD
- a CDS encoding thiolase, with amino-acid sequence MTQDRFPRGKSAIVAASTYGIGEAAGLGSMDLAVSASVRALAQVGLTPGDVDGLFIGLPDDFLSGITFAEYLGIQPRITENNRTGGSAFLTHAMWAALAIEAGQCDVALIAYGSNQRTAAGGLVSAMRPPAYEAPYKLLRPAGAYALATSRYMHQYGLKREQLGEVALAARRWAQLNPEAFMRDPLTMEDYLKARMVADPLSVRDCCLVTDGAAAVVMVSAERARDLARKPVYLLGAAAATDHRDITSMPDLTVTAAAQSGARAFAQAGVKPADIDLVELYDAFTINTILFLEDLGFCRKGEGGAFVQGGRIAPGGDLPVNTNGGGLSCVHPGMYGLFTMVEATQQLMGLAGERQVRDARLAVAHGNGGELSSQATLVLGTEETL